The following proteins come from a genomic window of Diadema setosum chromosome 20, eeDiaSeto1, whole genome shotgun sequence:
- the LOC140243739 gene encoding uncharacterized protein, translating to MKLALVLLGLLMTVSLGSSAPGREDLKKEILESLDKDDFRTEGFWSTLKKYGRKAMSAARRGCALVRGASDAELAFRLSRAFPEAVSEDEFQEDWNMRSIIHGVRRGCRMLY from the exons GATGACGGTCTCTCTCGGCAGCTCGGCCCCCGGCCGAGAAGACCTGAAGAAGGAAATTCTGGAAAGCCTGGATAAAG ATGACTTCCGCACCGAAGGCTTCTGGAGCACTCTGAAGAAATATGGAAGGAAGGCCATGTCAGCAGCCAGGAGAGGATGCGCGCTGGTACGTGGTGCATCCGACGCAGAGCTAg CCTTCCGTCTGTCGAGGGCCTTTCCCGAGGCCGTGTCCGAGGACGAATTCCAGGAAGACTGGAACATGAGAAGCATTATACACGGTGTCAGAAGAGGCTGCAGAATGCTTTATTAG